Below is a window of Xyrauchen texanus isolate HMW12.3.18 chromosome 1, RBS_HiC_50CHRs, whole genome shotgun sequence DNA.
CTCTAGCTTCACATGCCAATGATGCGACAAACCAAACCTGTGACAGCCCTCAACTGTGCGACCCAAAGGCGAATGCGGTTGCCAGGGAAATACGCTTTTATTTCGCCGTATTTCTTAAGTAACCACCTTTCTTGAGGTCTAATACTCCGGGCTGTGTCCGAGCTGTCTATTTGACTTTATATGCCTGTGTGTGAAGCCTGTGTAAAAGCCACCCCAAGCTCTTGTGTTAGCTCGCTTGCTAGTCAGCCTTTGTTCCATATCCAGACCAGTGTGGCCATCCTTTAGGATTCAGCCTTCAGCTCCTGCATGCAACTTCCTATAGAATTATTCTCGCAAATGAAACTCGTTGCATCGTTGGCGCCGTCGTACGTGGACTTTGTTTTGGGAGAAATCTAGCTTGCGTATGAATTACGTCTTGGCTCGGTCTTGCACAGGTAGCGATGGAGCAATGCTCAAGCACACGGGCTTCACCTCCAGACCCAGTGACGTGTCCTGAGAGCCCAGCGGGAAACACTGGCGGGCACGCCGGGGAGACCGTCAAGGATGCGTACGAGTGTCGGATTTGTGGTTATAAAGCGCTAGACGTTAAATGCCTCAGTCAACATCTGCACGCCGCGCATCCAGTCACCAGCATTTCGGACTCGAACTCGGTGAGGAGTGAAGACGATGACACCCCAGAACAGGAGCGTGGCAAAGGTGTGCATGATGGGGCGACGTCTTGCTTAAATGGTGAACTAAGCTCACGACTGGAAAAGAGCCCTGTCAAGGATAAAGTGAGTAAACTTAAGTGTGCATGTCATTACTATGTACGTACATGTGTGTGTTAGAGGCGTGGACCATTAGTGTGGTCAAGAATTAGACATGTTCACTATAGGTTTCTATTGTACCAAGACGTTTTAGtgccacattaaaataaagtttttgagAATAATTTTGTCACATGCGTCAATACTGAGGTTTATGTACTGaaaagatcatttaaaaaaaaatactcaccGAGTATTTAACACAGAACAATTACTTGCATATAACACTACtataatgaacatgttttcagtttctgagtttgtctcattaaaagctgaaattcttaaaaaataatctgtttttaattttttttttttttaaataagcagtttagtatttttttttaatatttattaatttaatattagtttaaaaatgtttatgtggCGTTATCAACACAAATTTAGCCATTTTGTTGtttgtaaacaacaacaaaaacagagaGGATATATTGCTCTTGTATGCTCTGTTTTTCAAAAAATTATGAAACCAAATTTGACATTTGTTCCAACTTCGCGTGAGTTTCAAACTAGGAATGTGCAAAACTAACAATTTTTATATTCAACTAGTTGGTCGGATGTTTGAACAACTAGTTGATGTTatgaataataatgtaaaaaattaaagtgGCCCCAGTCAGACACCCTTTAGAGAGATGTATGGacgctgaggctgcagtggttcaaCCATCTGTGTACCtaatcaagattcatcagaccaggcaatgtttttcctGACtataactgtccagttttggtgagcctgtgcccacagcagcctcagctttctgttcttgggtgacagaagaggaattcgacgtggtcttctgctgttgtagcccatctgcctcaaggttcggcatgttgtgtattctgagacaGGGGCAGATCTACCGGGCTGGCATGGGATGGCAAATGCCACCCAAAGAAAAACTGCCacccaaatgtattaaatatattataaatgtaagtatattatcgttgattttgacattgtgtaggggtttattcatgtcaaactgcCTAAATTCTCACCGAACGcacaaatgactacagacccagtgattgtttacagcagcagccaatcacagcATCGACCAATTGCCTACCTActataggcctttatcacagtccACGTGTCGTCACATCCGGCTCCGAATATTAGCGTAACTTAACATCTGCCCGTTGATCTGTCTATGGATGATCacagtttttctaaataaattaagcCTTATTGGATGCACTTGGCAGTACACATCagccatttaataattttttttggaataGCTCAGCATTTCACCATGTGTTATCTAGCACTTTAATATGTAATAGTATCTGAGCGAGGCAATTATCAGCACAGAGTTGTCCCTGTTCACTCCCAGAGGATTATTGTTCTCAACTCAAGTCCGAAGAGACTgcgtttaaatgttttaatgttgttgttttcactTTTGTAAATATAATTGTAGTACAGTTGTAGACACTGGGACATTTTCATCTCTATGatttatttacattgcattcgGTCGCGACTCGTGAGCAGACGCTTTAATCATAGTACTCAAACCATGAGGATATAACCCCACGTTTACAATGATTTAACCAGTTGATTTCTGCAATCGGACTCTGGGATGGAAACGTttctttatttgaacatttttaatacatGGAGATTACAAGTAAGTAAGTATATGAAAGTAATGTGATCATTATCATCGCAAATAATCTCTAGAATTTTTACTCCgaatataaatagttttttttgtgcCTTATTATATACACTTGTCCTGTTCTAATGCTctttaatgtgtaaatgtactattttttgtattatattctTGCATTCCTCTAATAAAAACATAGTTATACTCTGTGAAGTGGTCCCTGCTTACATATAAtcctgtttaaaataataaaacaacatgacATAGTTTTCTATTCTTCATTACCCCTAATGATTGTAAGGTGAGGTAGGTCTGTTTAGATGAAGCATTTGAGATTATTGTACATAAAATAGGCCATAATAGTCCAGCGCTATGGGCACTGCCATTTAAACAAACTGCAGCGGTAGTTGTTTTACACAACTAAGTGAAGCTTCCGCTCTGCGAACGCGGAAGTGTGATAAAGGCCCATTATAGCACGTGTACAGTGTTTGGGCTGATGAGTTTATTTCCTCAAGAACAGTGACCACACTGACAAATATGTGAAAAAAGTTAAAAGatgaatttctcagttgtttccaagtattcactgaatGATTAGATACATCGTTGTCAGTTAAGGGTTGAGACGGGTGAGATGTATCCTCACCAATTTTTTAAATTGCTTTCGTCAGATATGTGTggatctccagttcttgagttaGAGtttctgtttcatctgtgtgtgtatTGACTGACGATCGGCACTGGAATGAGTTATTTTGAATGTTAGGATAATTGTTCGTTGCAGCTGTTATCAGAGTCATTAGTGTCAGCAGTTTTGACACAGCTCAGGCTCTTTTACGTGTCCTCCATTGTGATGGCCTTCTCGGACATAttgtttgtgtagtgtgtgtgttatttctctttctctgcctctctcttaaTTGCTCTCAGGTGTGGGTTATCCAGGTGAGCTGATTGTTGATTGGGCGCACCGGTACGCCAGTGTGTTTCCTCCCTATATAAATGGAGCGTTTCATGGCTGGGTTGCGTGATGGGAGATGGTTGTTCACACGCGCACATTATGGGTTCCTGCTGCTGGAGAGTTTGTGGTTGTCGCTGTCTGAATTTCAGAGTTCACTCTTCTTTCATATTGAAAGTATATCAATACAttgtcaataaatgtgtctgtttcCGCTACTCTCTTCTACCCACATctgttattgcattttatttttaaaatgtaacacctatccactgacatacagatgcagtcttgttttattaaaatggaAAGTTATATTTGGGCGAATTAGAATCCAAAACCTATAAAAACTAAAGACAAAAAGTTATTGTTAGATCAGTCAGTCATGTGCTGTTCAATGTATTCAtctactgactaacaaaatcccaattaccatattatgtgaaatatttatttgggtgCTTGAATTAGTCATTATGCATGACTTGATCAAAACAGGTCATTTAAGGTCATTTAAAAGAATCTTTTACTGTGCATAACATAATTAAGCACTGTGCCCCCCCCCCAGTACAATGTTCTGTACAGTTTATCTTTATTTAGTcctaactttgtgttaatgttccttttttatttgataattccAGCTGTTACAAATGTGATGGGCCTACAGgactttattagcagaataacatgggTTACACATGCATTTCCCATCCATGGGTACACTTAACAAAGGTGGTGATGTTTAGTCCAGATTGACGGTTCTATATGTGAAGCATAGGAACATGACAATATCTTAGTTCTCTGGAGGTAGaaattttattacttattttttattatgcaagcATTTTTGGCACCATACCAgctacattcacacagtcagtttttgggattgacaaccataTTTACTTACAGGTGAGAGTCTTGGAATGTCCCATTCATACAACAGCGTACAGTAGCAGTttaaatactgtctgtatgaacaAACAACCAAAGTCACAACTGTATTCTAacagctgtaaccatagtgactGTGATTAAAAGATGGGGATGTCCATAACACTGGCATGTCTTATCACAATTGCTGCCACGTTATTAGATAAATGAGTCCAATCTAAGCGCgagttcatccatcagatcataatGAACCAAAAGTGCAGCTTATGTGTCGCGCGGCTCGTGTCCGTGAGCAGCCAGTGGAAAACAGCGTCTGAATCTTCGGATGACATGCAGCTTATTTCTCTGTCTCCATGAGTTAAAAACCCCAACATGAACCACAGGAGACACATGCGTTTACAGTGCAGCGTGTCTCTTACTGTACATGACGTAACTaacaactagttgtccagtaCGTTTCCtttcacacagcacaggtttgccAAGAATGCGGTTGTGAGATATGAAAATGTGCGGGTGTCAGTTTGGTTATAGAATGCGGTTGTAAATAAGTGTCCTGTgtgtgaatgtaactgtattaagAGCTCAAAACAGATCCGACaaccgtattctgctgctgtgtgaatgtagccaCCAAGTAaactctagatactgttgtgtAGGGTTGCACGATAATGGTTAAAATGATCATCATGATTATTTTGGTTACAAAAAATTTAATCACGATTATTCTGCCCATATGaagctgtatttatttatttttattgcagggctgcatgatttggacaaaaaaattataaatagtttTGCCACCGCTTTgatgtttttttcttaaataaaaaatacaattacactAAACTGTAGGGCTgagcaaaaaaacatatttttcgattatttgtttttatttttatttggtcgattcaatatcgattctGAAAAGCAGTGGATCAGTCTTTGTGGACTGGGTCTGATCTTGAATCCTTTTATTAATAGCTTCTCATCTAGATATCTCTCTCTCAGCATTTCCTTCTTCCTAGTTGCAGTTTGTGAGTGGAGTGCATCTAACTTGTACAGTAGGGAAGGGCGATCGATACTAAAGCATTGATACTTCCGATGCTGacgtggtatcaagaatatcgatcctcacataaaaatattgattctggaGTTTTTCTTATCTAGGGatcttattatttatataacatgaatattaatgcatctcataagcttcgaagtggaaaataataattatattggcAAATTGATGCATGGCACCAGAACTGTTTTTCCTTCTGCTCATCTTGACATGCAGAAATgctaatatacagtgcatccggaaagtattcacagcgctttactttttacacattttgttatgttacagccttattccaaaattctacaaacaataccccataatgacaacgggaaagaagtttgtttgaaatctttgcaaatttattaaaaataaaaaacaaaacaaaaatcacatgtactttattcacagcctttgctttgttgaagcacctttggcacaattacagcctcaagtcttttgtgtatgatgccaagtttggcacacctatttttgggcagtttctcccatactctttgcaggacctctaaagctgcatcaggttggatggggagcgtcggtgcaaagccatttttagatctctccagagatgttcaatcaggttcaagtctggactctggctgtaccactcaaggacattcacagagttgtcccgtagccactcctttgttatcttggctgtttgcttagggttgttgttctgttggaagatgaaccttcgccccagtctgaggtccagagtgctctggagcaggttttcatcaaggatgtctctgtacattgctgcattcatctttccctcgatgcCGACTGGTCTCCCAGTTCCtgtcgctgaaaaacatccccacagcatgatgctgccaccaccatgcttcactgtagggatggtatcggccaggtgatgagcggtgcctggtttcctccagatatgacgcTTGCATTGAGgctaaagagttcaatatttgtttcatcagaccagagaactttgtttctcatggtctgagaaaTCACAGGGTCAgactgagagtccttcaggtgccttttggcaaaatccaggagggctgtcatgtgccttttactgaggagtggcttccgtctggagtgctacagagatggttgttcttctggaaggttctcttctctccacagataAATGCtgaagctctgtcagagtgaccatcgggttcttggtcacctccctgactaaggcccttctcccccgatcgctcagtttggccggtcGGCCAGCACTAGTAAGAGTTCTgctggttccaaacttcttccatttacggatgatggaggccactgtgctcattaggACCTTCAATGGTGCAGAAATGTTTCCgtaaccttccccagatctgtgcctcgatacaatcctgtctcggaggtctacagacaattccttgaacttcatggcttggtttgtgctcagacatgcactgttaactgtgggaccttatatagatgggtgtgtgcctttccaaatcatgtccaatcaactgaatttaccacaggtggactccaatcaagttgtagaaacatctcaaggatgatcagtggaaacaggatgcacctgagatcAATTtagagtgtcatggcaaaggctgtgaataattatgtacatgtgattatttatttattttattttttataaatttgcaaagatttcaaacaaacttctttcacgttgtcattatgggatattgtttgtagaatttagaggaaaataattaatttaatacattttggagtaaggctgtaacataacaaaatgtggaaaaagtaaagcgcggtgaatactttccggatgcactgtaggtgtacatgtgttactaataaagtggtcactgagtatatacagtatgtgctacATACACTCTCCAATCACTTTATTAGGTACCAaatccaatcatgtggcagcagtgcaatgcatgaaattattcagatacaggtcaggagattcacatcaaccatcagaatggggaaaaatgtgatctcagtgatttcaaaagtggcatgattgttggttccagacaggctagtttgagtatttctgtaactgctgatcttctgggattttcatacacaacattctctagaatttactcctaatggtgccaaatacaaaacaacatccagtgagtgacagtaatgaggatgaaaatgccttgtttatgagagatcaacagagaatggtcagactggttcgagctgacaaagtctacggtagctCAGAAAATCACTCAATTGTacaatgtacaattgtagtgagcagaataaaatCTCAGACCGCACATCATGTCGAACCTTGAGTCggacgttgggcactttattagtaccacagtgttccaaataaagtgctcagagaCTCTGAAATGTTAAGAGATGAAAGGAAATTGCATCCTTTTGACATTTTCACTTCAACTTTAACAATCAGAGAGAATTTGTCAtgtacatttattcatatttttgtttCTCAATCCCTTCAGCCAATCTCCCATGAAGAATCTGAATCTGCTTCACTTCAGAACCCTGAAGATTCAAATGAGACGTTATCCTCCATGGAGGCCCAAGAAGAAGAAGAGAGGATGGAAGTCTCACCTGGTCCCAAAGCCACTGAGAGCTTAACGGCTGTATTACCTCAGGAGAAGTCCCCTTGCTCTTCATTGTCTAAGCAGGCTTGCCAAAAGAGGCAAAATGCCTCCACTGGCACATCGACCCACAACAAAACTAACTTGGTCTGTCTCCCATTGGTATCGGATGGATTAAAACTTATTTGGGTTCGCTCTGAGCAGATCCATGAGCTGGATGCTGTGTCAGAACTTGTGGAAGCATTTAACGAATTCCCATACCCTACCCCACAGGAGGCAAGTGCTCTAGCTCGAAGATGTGCATTACAGCCAGAGCGGGTTAAAACATGGTTCATGATGCAACGGGTACGCTATGGAATCAGCTGGGGTGACGACGATATCCAGGAAACACGACGCAAGCTGTGGTGCATTCAGAAGAGAAATGTAGTGGAGGAATGTGTGGAACTAAACGATGAGGAGGATGAGCTGCATGATAATTCAGGAAATGAGAGGAGCCTAGATGGACAGCAGCAGGCAGATAAACCGCCACCAGTAGCCGAGGCCCATATTTATCAGAGAGACCACACCCCCAAACCCAGCCAAACTGTTCCTCAGCACAGCACCAGTGACCAACACCGCTTTGATGTTAGTCAGTACAATAAAACTCCCCAATACAACAATGGTGTTCAGCAGTTCCTCAATTCTAATGTTGTGTACAATAATGGTGTTCAGCTCTCATCCCAAGTTCCTCAAGTTATTACTCAGTTCCAGACTAACAGTAGAAACATAACCCTTCATAATACTGGAGTCCAACTCATTGATGCTCATGGacaatcacaatatatgattatgaataaccaacactctgcAACTCCGTACCATTCAGGACCACACCAACTTTCCGAGCTTTCAAAGTCTTTGCACAGCCTTCCGGGGAAGAAATCTAAAGCTCAGCTGATGGCCCTGCGCCGCAGTTTTGTTCGGAAGTCATGGCCCACTGACGCCGAAGTCGAACGTCTTCAGGGAGCAACCGGACTGAATCGCCGTGAAATTCGGAAATGGTTTGCAGATAGCCGCTACCAGCTTCGCAGGAATGGCCGGGCTTGGATAGCCAAGCTTGCAAAGCTGAATCGATCATTTCAACAAACTGGACAGAACTCTCAGAGTGAGCTGCCTAGTGGGAGTTTATATAGCAACAATGAGGTTGCAAACACTGAGTTGGGCTTTGAGGTTGATGTGGGTGATGACGACGAAGAGGGGGCAGACAACCAATCGGTTGAGACCAGAGAAGAAGTAAGTGATGAAGGCGAGTTCGATGATGGCAATGCTTCCATTCAACAAAACTCTGCAGACCGCTCCCCCTCTCCTTCTGCTCCTTCTCCATCATCATTCATGCATGGCCGGGTAGAATCCAGTGTGCGACTTCGTAAAAAGACAAGGGAACAGTTGGAAATATTGAGACAAAGCTTCCTTCGCTGCCAGTGGCCCACAAGTGATGACTACCTGATTCTGCAGCAGAAGACGGGCCTTACGCGGACAGAGATTATCCAGTGGTATGGAGACACTCGATACCACATCAAACACAATCAGATGCGCTGGATGACTTCACAGGAGAGACAACGCATCATAGAAGTCATAACCCAACAGCAGAAAAGGGGCGGAAAGTATTCACGCCCCAAAGTTTTGATGGAGGGTATGGGCTCTGGGTTGAGTTTGGGGGATTCTTCTTTAATTAATGGAGGGGGAGGAGGTGAAACAGCAACATGGGATGACTTCTTTAGAGGAAGTACACCAGTTCTTCCCTAGGGTGAATGTTTGCCAAGGCATTTGAAGCTGTGCAGATAGGTGGAAACTTAACTCCACATCACTGCCAAAGATGTTACACAAAAAGTTCAACTTTTTAATTTTCTTCCTTATTTTTCTGGATGTTTTTACTCCAAAATTAATGCTATGATCCAGGGCCTTGTACTGTAGAAACTCTTTCACAACATTGTTATGCAATAACTATCTCCAAACTTAAGTATCTTACTTGAATCAAAATATTTAGTAttaaggccaaaacatactctatgcaagtacgtgTTTGCAGACGCACCTTGCTACGTAAGCTCGATTTTACACCTGTTGCATTGTGAAATATGTCAGTCCTTAATTCATAACTCAACACAACTACACACTGTATTCTCAgagttgccacaaggggcgctatatcAGATTTTCGTCTTTCaatcaactactgtcatggtggacTAAGGCAGCGATTTGAGTTGAAACTTTTAGAAAAAATACAGACACATAATTGTCCCCAGTCCATTCAGAAAATgtaactctgtatacagcctcctaAGGcaacattttcctggtttcggacgcaGCACCAGTTTCGTGGTCATGCCTAAAAACATCTATTTCCCTCATGTGGTCTGAGGCTTGTAACCACAAGAGCAACGCAAGAACGCATGTAACATATGTACAACGGGACCACGTGTTGGTCATGCGTTCGCCAAGTACTCGTGTTTGCTtgaagtatgtttcggcctttagAATGTGTACCTTAAAGTGATCAAAACTAAAATTGTGTGCGGCAAGGCACTGAattaatgtataatgtaaaatgtattttattttgtagctTGTTTTATCAGAGTTATATTCATCGTGGTTCTCAGTGTGATTCAACAGAGCGAATGCATGTGTGTTTCCATTTTAATATTTAGGTTTCACTTCGAGCTTGGATATGTAGATGTTTGCTTTTACAAAGTTCAATTGTATGTAAGGTTCTAAGCATAACTAGAAACTTTTAAATCCACAGTGCTTTACACAGCTTTGTTTCTAAAATAACTCTTTGATGGAAACCATGTGTTGACAGAAAAATACTAATTTATGTGCTTGATTTTATTCCAATCATGTGCTTGATTTTATTTCAATCATAAtactctgtctttttttattattatttaatactaATTAAAATTTTGTAGTATCAAATAAGTTTATTAGTCTATGCATTGAGTAAACTGACTAGAGAGACTGTCCTTTTGTGCTCAAGCTTTTTGTACCAATTTGGTTTTACTTAATAAATTGATCTTAAAAACATGGAAAAAGTGTTTGTTGTAACTGTTCACTatttctgaacatttatttatctatttacatTGCCATACAGATGTTATTAACATGTAAACTTAAAGAACGCTAAGCATGAAATTACATTTGCatctatgcatttggcaaactctggattaaaaaaaaaaaaaaaaaaaagtaattttacagTGCATTCGAGgtatgggtttgtgagtttccTGGTGTCATAAACCAGTTGAGCTACAAGAAcccctaaataaacatttataaattaaatgaaatacacaGAATCAGTTTATGGTAACTGTTAAGCCCTGAACAAATCCTTACAATATATTCATTAATTAGAAGTGTATTGTCACTAAAGGTtttcttaaaggcatagttcacccaaaaaggaaaatcctctcatcattaactcaccctcatgccatcctagatatgcatgactttctttcttctgtagaacacaaattaagatatacagaagaatatttaagccCTGTTAGTctatacaatccaagtgaatgtgtgccaaaatgtttatgctccaaaaagcaaataaatgcataataaaagtaatccatataactccagtgtttTTATCCAAATGATCataagttatatgataggtgtggatgagaaacatcaAAATGCAAGTCCTATTTtgtttgaaattcttctccctgccagtAAGGGGCAGTATGCATGAAGAACGTGAATCaccaagaagaaagtgaaagagatctgtttctcacccacacctgtcatatcgaatctgaagatactgatttaaccactagagtcttaaattgtttggcacccattctcttgcgttgtatggaccaaacaagctgagaaattcttctaaaaatcttcatttgagttcagccgatgaaagaaagtcagacacacctgggatggcataaggatgagtaaataatgagagaatttacattttggggtgaactattctataAAGGGGTTTCATGTAACCGGCTAcagttttagaaatatttttttttcctggagTAAATGGTAATTCTACATTTAAATTTCCCCACAGACAGTGACAGCCTACAAATGGAACCAAAATATACATCCATGTCTAGGAAACATCCCCAAAGTCTCAGATCAACATCTCTCCCTCAGTTACAATTGCAGTGAAATTCATGTCCATTGAATTTACATCTCTCATTTTATTTCAAGTATGCCGTGTGACTGATAGGTCTGCCATGCTGCGCTTCAAGAAAATCCGCCCCCTGGACAATACGACGAATCACATTTGCGGATGTGATCAACATGTGTCCAGCAGCGTGGAGGAGAGAGGACATGAACCTGAGTGCCTCCCTGAGAGAGTTGGGATGAGAACAAAAGAAATGCAGCGTATGAGTAAACAATATGGCTTGATACAAGTTACTTTGTACAAAGAATTAGTATAATAAACCACTGTTTTAGTTACTACAAAGATGACGAATTAGGCCTTTGAGAAACCCTACATGCTAGAGTTTCCATCTCTATGGCAGTACAAAGAGGGAAACTTCTACTATGCCTTCTTACCTCAGGAATTTCTTGGGTCCGAGGCATTGAAAATCAGCACTGACAGAGTAAAGCCCTTGGTATGTGGCTTTCACATTCAGAGAGCCAAATACATCTTTGGGGCTATTCCGGTAAAGATCAAAGGTGACCTGAGCAATATCTCTTCCTGTCCTTGGCTTGTGGTCACCTGGTTTGCTTTGACCTCTCCTTTGATGCAACTAGGGGGGATAGAAGAGTAAAGTGAAAATATATGGTACTGAACAAGACCATCCTTAAGAAAGTCactaaacaatttaatttaaaccaaatTATTTGAATTGGTTTAAATACATAATAGCACAGCACATATTAGACTTAATTTGTCAAATGCATAAACATGGTTATGGTTGCTTCATATTGGGATGTGTTATACTGTGGAGATTCTCATAATCCTGCTGATGAAGTCACTTGGATGAGAGGTGAAACAGCTTCAAGCAACCAGAGATAAATCCTGAAGTCACAAACAAATTCTGCTTGA
It encodes the following:
- the homezb gene encoding homeobox and leucine zipper encoding b; translated protein: MEQCSSTRASPPDPVTCPESPAGNTGGHAGETVKDAYECRICGYKALDVKCLSQHLHAAHPVTSISDSNSVRSEDDDTPEQERGKGVHDGATSCLNGELSSRLEKSPVKDKPISHEESESASLQNPEDSNETLSSMEAQEEEERMEVSPGPKATESLTAVLPQEKSPCSSLSKQACQKRQNASTGTSTHNKTNLVCLPLVSDGLKLIWVRSEQIHELDAVSELVEAFNEFPYPTPQEASALARRCALQPERVKTWFMMQRVRYGISWGDDDIQETRRKLWCIQKRNVVEECVELNDEEDELHDNSGNERSLDGQQQADKPPPVAEAHIYQRDHTPKPSQTVPQHSTSDQHRFDVSQYNKTPQYNNGVQQFLNSNVVYNNGVQLSSQVPQVITQFQTNSRNITLHNTGVQLIDAHGQSQYMIMNNQHSATPYHSGPHQLSELSKSLHSLPGKKSKAQLMALRRSFVRKSWPTDAEVERLQGATGLNRREIRKWFADSRYQLRRNGRAWIAKLAKLNRSFQQTGQNSQSELPSGSLYSNNEVANTELGFEVDVGDDDEEGADNQSVETREEVSDEGEFDDGNASIQQNSADRSPSPSAPSPSSFMHGRVESSVRLRKKTREQLEILRQSFLRCQWPTSDDYLILQQKTGLTRTEIIQWYGDTRYHIKHNQMRWMTSQERQRIIEVITQQQKRGGKYSRPKVLMEGMGSGLSLGDSSLINGGGGGETATWDDFFRGSTPVLP
- the LOC127651819 gene encoding cell death activator CIDE-B-like, which gives rise to MMETTSSFLKSVSRRVWSAPQRPFRVCSWNREVKKGVTAGTLEELKEKATQALLISTALTLVCEEDGTEVDSDEFLMALPDNTVFMGLNSGETWRPHPLHQRRGQSKPGDHKPRTGRDIAQVTFDLYRNSPKDVFGSLNVKATYQGLYSVSADFQCLGPKKFLREALRFMSSLLHAAGHMLITSANVIRRIVQGADFLEAQHGRPISHTAYLK